The following are encoded in a window of Manduca sexta isolate Smith_Timp_Sample1 chromosome 16, JHU_Msex_v1.0, whole genome shotgun sequence genomic DNA:
- the LOC115444214 gene encoding probable cytochrome P450 49a1 yields MSAARCYTVMPGPKPLPILGNSWRFALGWKPWKTKTLDITLWFLRALAGSGGAAKVAKLFGHPDLVFPFCADETARIYRREDSMPHRAVAPCLRHYKQELRKEFFGAEPGLIGVHGEPWSRFRSKVSKALIAPEAARAAVPELEYVTDDFVDRIERILNADRELPKDFLTELYKWALESVGAWALGTRLGCLTNDTEAKVIIKCIHGFFHSVPELELSAPLWRLYSTPAYKTYVDALDTFRSVCLKRLTDKGVCAQIANSSGKKVATILALDLLLVGVDTTAAAAASTMYLLANTERAQKCLQSELDAKLPTGRRMTSKDLDQLPYLKACIKEALRIKPVILGNGRCIQSDTVISGYEVPKGSHVVFPHYILSNEERYFPSPQEYVPERWLRDEMSGEHQCPVRADKDSNSFEDEISARDMNAMAVCHKQKEMGIHPFASLPFGFGRRMCIGKRFAEVELQLLLAKIFHRYNVSWRYGELTYSVTPTYVPNEPLQFTMNARNNQ; encoded by the exons ATGAGCGCCGCGCGATGCTACACCGTGATGCCGGGCCCGAAGCCCCTGCCCATACTCGGTAACTCTTGGCGATTCGCGCTAGGCTGGAAACCGTGGAAAACAAAAACGCTAGACATAACGCTGTGGTTTCTAAGAGCGCTTGCCGGTTCAGGAGGAGCTGCCAAAGTGGCCAAATTGTTTGGACATCCAGATTTAGTGTTCCCATTTTGTGCTGATGAAACAGCGAGGATCTATAGGCGTGAAGACTCAATGCCTCACAGGGCGGTCGCGCCTTGTCTACGACATTACAAACAAGAATTGAGGAAGGAATTCTTCGGCGCAGAACCCGGATTAATCGGCGT ACACGGCGAGCCTTGGTCTAGATTCAGGTCGAAGGTGTCAAAAGCTTTGATAGCTCCAGAGGCGGCCAGGGCTGCGGTACCCGAATTGGAATATGTGACAGATGATTTTGTAGACAG AATAGAGCGCATTCTCAACGCCGATAGAGAGCTGCCCAAAGATTTTCTCACCGAGCTCTACAAATGGGCTCTCGAAT CTGTGGGTGCATGGGCGTTGGGCACAAGACTGGGCTGCCTCACAAACGACACAGAGGCAAAGGTCATCATAAAATGCATCCACGGATTCTTTCATAGCGTACCGGAGTTGGAACTATCGGCACCTCTATGGAGATTGTATTCAACGCCCGCCTACAAAACATACGTTGACGCGCTCGATACCTTCAGATCAGTCTGCTTGAAAAGACTGACTGACAAGGGTGTTTGCGCGCAAATAGCAAATAGTTCTGGTAAAAAGGTTGCAACGATACTAGCATTAGATTTATTACTCGTCGGTGTGGATACTACTGCTGCTGCAGCTGCCAGTACGATGTACTTGTTGGCGAATACTGAGAGGGCACAAAAATGTTTGCAAAGCGAGTTGGACGCTAAGCTGCCTACAGGTCGACGAATGACTAGTAAAGATTTAGATCAACTTCCATACTTAAAGGCTTGTATCAAGGAGGCCTTGCG AATAAAACCGGTCATACTTGGCAATGGCAGGTGCATTCAATCTGATACGGTGATATCAGGCTACGAGGTACCAAAAGGG TCACACGTGGTGTTCCCCCATTACATACTATCAAACGAGGAGAGATACTTCCCATCACCTCAAGAATACGTACCAGAACGTTGGTTAAGAGACGAAATGTCTGGGGAACATCAGTGCCCTGTTAGAGCCGATAAAGACAGTAATAGCTTTGAAGATGAGATTTCGGCTCGCGACATGAACGCGATGGCTGTGTGCCACAAGCAGAAGGAAATGGGCATCCATCCGTTCGCTTCGCTCCCCTTCGGCTTCGGGAGGCGTATGTGCATCGGAAAGAGGTTCGCGGAGGTTGAACTGCAGCTTTTATTAGCAAAG ATATTCCATCGGTACAACGTATCATGGCGATACGGGGAGCTGACATACAGTGTGACGCCCACTTATGTCCCGAACGAACCTTTGCAATTCACTATGAATGCAAGAAACAATCAATAA